The genomic interval CTTAATTTCACGAAAAGTTtgatagaaaaattaattaattttcgaCTTCGATggatatttaagaaaaattattagaataaaaattcaaaaaacaaatttaaattaataaataaatattttattattttaaaaaagttaatttaTCCATCATTAGTGATATTCAGGTTGCTTAATTATTATGTTATATGAACCTTTTtaagatataataaaaatattaattcacaTTCCAATCCATATTGAACTcctaaaatgtaaaaatatagatgaaaatatgaaatttgaaCAAATAGGAAATATTGGAAATAAGAGTAGAGGAGGATATATAAGTTGAAGTATGCTGAAATTGGACTAATATGGATACTTTTGTTATTTGCGCCATTTATAAATCCCGACTTTAGCTTAAAATAATAGTTCTCCTTAAGAAAAGGCTCATCAAGATATATGTACAAATTCGGAAAAAGGAAACAAACAAATGCATCAAAAAATAAGAACTAAGGGATAAGGACGTCTAATTCAATTATGATGACGGTTACCGATATCTCGAAAAGGTAATCGCTGACATTTCTCCATCGTTTTGATTTGCGAATgaattttttgttgttgttcttGACCTTGTTGTTCATCAATGGAGATCTCTCTCCTCCTGCTTCGAACATCCCTTGCATGGAGGAGCAGGTTATGATTCTTCTCCTTCACTCGGCAAATCAACACATGCTTCTCCATTTCATCAGGTGGCGAACCTTgtcctttcttcttcaatctctcTATCGCCATCGCCTTCTCTTTCCATTCTTCAACCTACCGCCACAATCGCAATTTTTAATCCAATCGTCAGTTCATCACAGATGCTAAGgtaattgagtttttttttcttgagtattttgaaattgaattttgaatattagGTTTAGAGATTGTTCTTACAGAGGATTGAAGAGATTGGATTTGTGATTCGGATTTTAGGGCTTGATCTTTCCAGAACTCACGAGAAACCTGTAACTCTTCCATTTCTTCCCTTACTTGATTCAACATCTCCTGCATTTGCGACCATTGATCTTTTTCAGCTTTAACTTGCTCCGTGATTCTTCGAATAATCGCCTTGCAATGCCCTGAGCATTGATTCTGTTCTTGTGCTGTTGAGTCCTGAACGATTAAAGAACACATAATCCTCATGTTACAGAGATTTTAATTCTATTCAAATTAGGTTAATCACGATCACTCGAGAAGAGAAATCTTACCAGATTCTGTAGGTGTTTCGGCATGGAAGAATCCGGATGTTCAGTTCTGATCTTAGAGGATGCGGCGGAGCAAGTGACGGAGCTGGTGGCTGAAGTGGAAAGCATGGACCTACATTCCTCCCTCATTCTCTCTAACAATGTTCCCTTCGACAGATCCTCCATTTTTCTCCTCAAAACCTCCACCTGAACATTCTTCAAGGTTTTAAGAAACAGTTAATTAGATACCATGAACAATTAGGATCAGAAAACAGATATTTCAACAGACCATTCTTACATTGAATTTGCCACTTGATATGAAGCTTTCCTGATCTCTACAATCCCCCTTCGTCTCTGTAACTATCAGTTCATCAGAGtcctctccaattttctcaaGCTTTCTCTGTAGCAATGACGCTTGCTTGTCAAAATTATTACACTTCCTAAATTCAATTAGTTTATTTCTTGATCCCCTGCGCAATCTCTCGAGTTTCTGAGCCAATTCGTTGATCTCATCCTCTAATACCATCTTCATATCCTTGCCCTCGTATATCTTGTTTCTCCCCTGcatcaaatttggtttttagaatACGAATCCCGTACCAATCTTTCTCATAAACCCCGAAACCCAACTCAAAAGTTACTgcccaaaatttattttctcagCAACCAATCATAAGAAGTGTTGTTATTCTTATTGAGGATTGAGttctttgattttgaaattttaagttcCTTTCTTGTTGGAAGGAAAAACAGAGAACAgaaattgaagggaaaaaagaGGATGGACAATACTCACAGAAACAAGAGCTTGAACAGCCGATTTCAGAGTTCTTTCCATTCGactcttcatcttctccaaTTTCTTGTTGGTAATCTCTCTTTCCATCCTCAACAAGTTACATTCCGCCCTCAACATCTCCGCCTGAAACCGCCACTTCTCCTCCGCCGCTGCTCTTCCGCGGTAACCGCCGCTCTCTCTCTCACGATCCATCAAAACAACCGGAAAATCCTCCTTCAAAAATTCCCGTTCCTGATCAAACAACGCCTCAAGCTTCCCTCTCCCACCGAAACCGGAAGTGGGTTTTGCAGGTAGACTCTTGGACGCCCGCCGCCGCGTCCTTGGCCTCCTCGGAAAGTGGAGAATCCTCGGAGTCGGCGGCGCCGGTTGTGGGTACTGCCATTTAGGCCTTCTAGTAGCCGTCACTGTCGCCAATGATGACATTGgaatcaaaatgaaatgaaaatgaacCTAAAAACCAAAAGCCCCCTTTGGTTTTCCCACTGGGTTTTGAAAACGAAAAccagagagagaaagaagaagaagaagaagaagaagaagaagaagaaacagacAGAGAGAAAGCTGGAGAAATGAAGGGGGAAAATCAAATTGGGAGAGAAGCTAAGCTAGGCGTGCAACCTCGTGAAGTGTAAGAGTACAGAGATTTCAAATGAAAGCTGTTTTGTGAATTGTAATGTGTGTTTCTTTTTTTTGCATGAGCCTAATTTATTTCCTTGGAGGATGAGAAGTGGAGTTTTTTTTAACTCAGCAGCCTATTTTGCCTATGAATGCATGAAAGCTAATCTTCTGTTTATGTCAGAGTACATCGTCGTATTTTATGACCATCGTGTTAAGACTACAACATAAGATACGGGAGTACACTCTGAAATAAGCAAAATGTTAGATTTCATGTGTTTGTGGGCTACGATCGTAGATGTAGTAATACACTCTTACACAATTAGATTCCGTACATTTGTGAGGAGCGGATCATCAATCGTAAAGCCACTTGTAAAAATGTCATTCGTACACAAATCTCAGGAggccttgatttttttttattttttatttttaattaaggGAGGATCTGAGATGAGGAAGGAAGGAATCGGATTTTGGGTAAAATGTTTGCAAAAACAAATACCTACCACTAATAAACAATGAAGTCAGCACAAACCACAACACTtgcatcaatttaaacataaacaaacaataatatgtggttttatttaaattaatttaatgcacaacggtcaaatcccatctaattaattaatagtttaatTTCACTTCCCTTGCTTTATTTTAGTTCTTCAAGTCCCAACATGCCACTTTAATGTAGTTATGTTTCAATTCCTATAATTTACTCGAGAAGCTAATCTTCAACTTAATGgttactttttattatttagcatttaaatagaacttaaaacatatttaaaaactTAGCATCTAACTTACTGTTTGTGCATTTGTTTATATAGATAATTATTAATCAAATGCTTAAGTTTAAGTTTCTAAACATTGTGCTATATGTGCATAGTTCTAGATGCCTATTTCTTTTATTGAGTGAGAGGTTTGAATCTTCACTCTATATTATTTTGGGGACAGTTACAAATATAGTAGTTAGACCCAAAATATTAGCAAATATAGGACAATGCAAATGAATtcacaaatataacaaaatttagatcaaAGTTTTAGAGTCTATTTGTGATATATCACATCGCTAAGAGTCTACTAACGATAGAAACTATCATAATAGATATTGCTATAATTGCAATTCTTTAAAGTATTGTTATACACTAATTATTAACCTTAAAAGTGTTATCCATTGTAATAccctaatattttttttatgtaaatagaTTTTATAGTAGCTACGCTCAAGTTGGCCTGTTTGAAAAAGATTTCAACTCATCCAACTTGATTTGCTATAACTTGAAATATTTGTATATGAAAACatttataaatcaaataaataaacaaaatatatttttcacataaaatctgatttattaaagaaaaaataattctaaGAATGCAATAGTTTTCCCCCCCTTTTTAGTACAAAGTAGAGTAACTAAATAAGTATTTGAAtgtttaaacaaataaaataggttttaaaaaaaatgaaaaaaaataaaatagagttttgaaaagaaaaggaagacattgtaaatatttaaatgttaatgaAAGGGAAAGAACAGACACAACAGTCACAGTTAACAAGGTGTTTGTTTGTCAGCcaaaaattcatataattatatatgattggTGGTGGATATTTACCAATAAAAATATTGGTACGTGCCGTTTAAGGGTATTCTTTGTTGGAGCTTTGGACTTtctcttctttaaaaaaaaaatattgttttaattcttcattttaatttaaattgctTTTTTATGGGGTTTAAACTCTTCCACTGACAAAGTGAACAAATTACAATATTTTCATTCTTCTTGACAGAGTGTTAAAGACATTATTAGATTTGATTTGCATGAAAAATTTAGAATTAGACACTTgattatttcatttcatttcattataCTTAAATCGTATTTTGTCcctattctattttaatttttttttttgtcaaactccttttttttttattgtgacattattattatgttgagttttatatatatatgtgtgtgtgttttctttttatttttataaaattgtaaGTGGCTTGATTTGATATTGGACTGAGACTTACAATTTGGTCACGCAATTTCATGAATTTTTACCGTTGTAAAATGTACCATGcatattgttattatttgaaAAACTAGTATACTACAAACtctgttaatttaatttacatcCAAATCTCAACTCCCTTTGGCAGGACATTTCTTGGCTTGCCCCAAGACCAAGTTGTTATTTGAGAAATGGGCTAAAACTTTGTTTATGTGACTTTTAAACTATGTTGTTTGTTAATTCAAAAGATTCGGGGCACAAGACCATAtatatcttattatattatgatATTGGTTTGATATTGTTCTTTTGGAGCATAAATAATAGAATAATACACATATATTTAGTGTAGAAAGTAATTACATAATctaaatcaaattcaatttcaaatccAAGGTTAAACACGATGAGAAATGTTTAAACTTATGCCATATTGgacttttttcatctttttcaagTTATGATCAcatcttttttaaattacatattaatttttCCTTTGGAGTTAAATTTCTCTGTTATTGAGCtccattcaaaataaataatgaaaatagtTAATGTCtcttttgataactatttgaattttttattttagtttttgaaaattaagcctttAAATTTCTCTTGCACCTCTTTAATTttaggttttgaaaattaaattttttgtctccaaattttaaaaataggtgtGTTTGGCTCATGAGTTGTTAAATATACCTTTTTAGTCCCAAAAATTCTTAGAATAGATATATTTGGTCAatgagtttttaaattttactattttagtctaccaattttaaagaatatatttaaaaagctTTTGAAgtaattcttttattattttaaataattatatgaccttttgaattaaaaaaaataagttattttagagagaaaagataataatttaaattatttctctaatttaaaatcattaaaaaaaatatattgtggATCTCCTAAACCTATATTTATTTTAggaactaaaaaatatattttaaaaacctaaggactaataaatatatataatatatatataatatatattatatatttaaaaactcGAAGACTAAgaagatatattttaaaaactcaaGAATCAAATACacatatttctcaaattttaggaATCAAGGTTGCGTTTTCCTCATGAGAAACGTAATAAATCAATGGTAATATGAAAAGCGAGCTCTATTTGATTACGTTTGGTGTTATTTACTCGTGTTCGTACTCGTATTAACGTCTTGGActacttccaaatttgtaataaaaaactGCAAACTGATTGATACGTGGATGATGCTCAATCCAATTGCGTTTGAAAATTATTCTGATATCGTCAATGTTATCATTATTGTTACTATTAGAgcatgaaaattatgaattaatcatatttacatttgaTCCTAGACGGTAACTATAATAGTAAATatgacatatttataattttaaataaatatggtCATAAATAATCTAATTACATCTGTCATCATGACTCATTACGattgatttattaatataattttcattataaattaATAGAAGTAgcctatatatatttgaaaaattgaaagaatagTTGATGTAAAAGGgtgtgaaaataaaaatagtggAGTGGCAGTATAATAGTATAGACTGTAGAGAGCGCATCAAACCAAACAAACTCACACGAATGATGTGACCGCTTTGTAAGTGCAATGCTATCCCTCTGACTTTCTTTATTGTCCACGTCATCCGCTATCCGCTCAAACTCTCACTCTCACTTCCccacattattatttttattccctttcaaatattattttgttcgtttattttcaaattacaaaatttattcCCAAAGGATATCTCAAATTTTCTcgaatttataaaaatattaaaattagatcttcaaatttatataattataaaaatttaaataattatataattttaagggttcaatttttatcatttaagagTTCAATTTACTATTATAAATTTAAGagtccaattttaatatttatataaatttcgggattcaatttttacaattgaaagttgGAAGGTGTAATTACAACTATCCCTATATTTCTAGAGTGGTTTTTTTGCAAATTTTCCTGGtttatttaattacttttaaatgtttaattttagtctttatattttttaataaattttaaatttaatctcttatattcaatttttttattgaaattgattaattaataataataataattttcacttAAGTAAGATAATATAATACTTGAATGTGTACAAAACTcgtaataaataataaaaaaattttaaaaaaataactagcAATATAACTAAATTCAAgttttattgaaagtatattgATTAAAATCAAAGAACTTCCTAAATATAACGACCAAGATAGTATATTAACAATAAATATACAAATGatttaggaaaatttttaattgatgtgatttaggaaaatttttaattgatGCCTCTAaatcttggagttgtataaattaAAACTT from Benincasa hispida cultivar B227 chromosome 10, ASM972705v1, whole genome shotgun sequence carries:
- the LOC120087901 gene encoding golgin subfamily A member 6-like protein 7: MSSLATVTATRRPKWQYPQPAPPTPRILHFPRRPRTRRRASKSLPAKPTSGFGGRGKLEALFDQEREFLKEDFPVVLMDRERESGGYRGRAAAEEKWRFQAEMLRAECNLLRMEREITNKKLEKMKSRMERTLKSAVQALVSGRNKIYEGKDMKMVLEDEINELAQKLERLRRGSRNKLIEFRKCNNFDKQASLLQRKLEKIGEDSDELIVTETKGDCRDQESFISSGKFNNVQVEVLRRKMEDLSKGTLLERMREECRSMLSTSATSSVTCSAASSKIRTEHPDSSMPKHLQNLDSTAQEQNQCSGHCKAIIRRITEQVKAEKDQWSQMQEMLNQVREEMEELQVSREFWKDQALKSESQIQSLQSSVEEWKEKAMAIERLKKKGQGSPPDEMEKHVLICRVKEKNHNLLLHARDVRSRRREISIDEQQGQEQQQKIHSQIKTMEKCQRLPFRDIGNRHHN